In a genomic window of Corynebacterium lizhenjunii:
- a CDS encoding META domain-containing protein, translating to MTARARAGAVAGRARLGAAPRRTRAGTAPRRARVGGLAGALALALPLAACSSPEVVQDRSWQVVGIYTSPDSPSTIPDTVNPAPSLTLGTAGLVGTTGCAQFRGRADYTHDGQPAAVDTANTLRISSIDFAAPREDCAHESLWAHNQLERLLRADNTFDLRMDKNSELVLTLQDERVDSPAIRFVSLSK from the coding sequence ATGACCGCGCGGGCGCGGGCGGGTGCTGTGGCCGGGCGTGCCAGGTTGGGCGCTGCGCCCCGGCGGACCCGGGCGGGCACTGCGCCCCGGCGGGCGCGGGTGGGCGGACTGGCTGGAGCCCTGGCGCTGGCACTGCCCTTGGCCGCATGCAGCAGCCCCGAAGTGGTGCAAGACCGCTCCTGGCAGGTGGTGGGGATCTATACCTCCCCGGACTCCCCTAGCACAATCCCAGATACAGTCAACCCGGCGCCTTCCCTCACGCTTGGCACCGCGGGGCTGGTGGGAACCACTGGCTGCGCGCAATTTCGCGGGCGCGCAGACTACACCCACGACGGCCAGCCAGCCGCGGTAGACACCGCAAACACGCTGCGCATTAGCAGCATTGACTTTGCTGCGCCTCGCGAAGACTGTGCGCATGAGTCCCTGTGGGCCCACAATCAGCTCGAACGCCTGCTGCGCGCAGACAACACCTTTGACCTGCGCATGGATAAAAACTCCGAATTAGTGCTGACTTTGCAAGACGAGCGGGTAGACTCGCCAGCAATTCGTTTTGTCTCTTTGTCCAAGTAG
- a CDS encoding alpha,alpha-trehalose-phosphate synthase (UDP-forming), with the protein MSDNSFVVVANRLPVDTHTAPDGTRTWAPSPGGLVSALTPVLEKHQGCWVGWPGVVGDAPEPFRTEGGVLLHPVKLTQADFEGFYEGFSNATLWPLYHDLIVTPIYSRDWWQAYREVNLRFANEVAAVAAPGATVWVQDYQLQLLPGILRQLRPDLTIGFFLHIPFPSPDLFAQLPWRTELVRGLLGADIIGFQLESNARNFAELARRQGLEVTGSVRTRGIGTWVSAGDGRRSGIGAFPISIAAAAMADLTPADLGGAERLHAELGKERTVILGVDRLDYTKGIHQRLIAFEELLETGALDPDQVCLVQLATPSRERLEHYRTTRSTVEEAVGRINGRFGRIGQPVVHYQHTSVNKTILRRYYRMADVMLVTPFKDGMNLVAKEYVACHGDNSGALVLSEFAGAAAELTQAYQCNPFDIESMKKALRDAVVGLKQQPDVLAQRMRAMHEHVMAHDVDLWASTFLECLSTAGADRQAQ; encoded by the coding sequence ATGAGCGACAACAGCTTTGTGGTGGTGGCCAACCGGCTGCCGGTGGATACGCACACTGCCCCGGATGGCACCCGCACCTGGGCGCCTTCCCCGGGTGGATTGGTCAGTGCCCTGACTCCGGTGCTAGAAAAGCACCAGGGCTGTTGGGTGGGCTGGCCTGGGGTAGTGGGGGACGCCCCGGAGCCCTTCCGTACCGAAGGCGGCGTGTTGTTGCACCCCGTCAAGCTCACTCAGGCGGATTTTGAGGGCTTTTATGAAGGCTTTTCTAATGCAACGTTGTGGCCGCTGTACCACGATCTGATTGTCACTCCGATCTATAGCCGCGACTGGTGGCAGGCATACCGGGAAGTTAACCTGCGCTTTGCCAATGAGGTCGCCGCTGTTGCCGCCCCTGGGGCCACCGTGTGGGTGCAGGACTACCAGCTACAGCTACTGCCCGGTATCTTGCGCCAGCTGCGCCCCGACTTGACCATCGGGTTCTTTTTACACATCCCCTTCCCCTCCCCTGACTTGTTTGCTCAACTGCCGTGGCGCACCGAGTTGGTGCGGGGCTTGTTGGGCGCGGACATCATCGGTTTCCAGCTGGAGTCCAACGCCCGCAACTTCGCTGAACTTGCGCGCAGGCAGGGCCTGGAGGTTACTGGTAGTGTGCGCACACGGGGCATCGGCACGTGGGTCAGTGCGGGCGATGGCCGGCGCAGCGGCATAGGCGCATTCCCCATCTCCATTGCGGCCGCCGCGATGGCGGACCTCACACCCGCAGACCTGGGCGGGGCAGAGCGCCTACACGCAGAACTGGGCAAAGAGCGCACCGTGATTCTGGGCGTCGACCGGCTGGATTACACCAAGGGCATCCACCAGCGGCTGATCGCCTTTGAGGAACTGCTAGAAACCGGCGCGTTGGACCCGGATCAGGTGTGCCTGGTGCAGCTGGCCACGCCGTCGCGGGAGCGTTTGGAGCACTACCGCACCACGCGCTCGACGGTGGAAGAGGCGGTAGGAAGGATTAATGGGCGCTTTGGGCGTATAGGCCAACCAGTGGTGCATTACCAGCACACCAGCGTCAATAAGACCATCCTGCGCCGCTACTACCGAATGGCAGACGTCATGCTGGTCACCCCCTTTAAAGACGGCATGAACTTGGTGGCCAAGGAGTATGTTGCCTGCCACGGGGATAACTCCGGGGCGCTAGTACTCTCCGAGTTCGCCGGTGCCGCCGCCGAGCTGACCCAGGCCTATCAATGCAACCCCTTCGACATCGAGTCGATGAAGAAGGCGCTACGCGACGCCGTGGTGGGGCTCAAGCAACAACCAGACGTCTTGGCGCAACGCATGCGCGCCATGCACGAGCATGTGATGGCCCATGACGTGGATCTGTGGGCATCAACCTTCCTGGAGTGTTTGAGCACCGCCGGGGCAGACAGGCAGGCGCAATGA
- the thrE gene encoding threonine/serine exporter ThrE translates to MGSWKDKLSAVFASSRHRIATIDTARAAPPPSPLAPVDLTDPAQVTGVMEIAARIGELLICAGTSNADARAQVYLAAASYGLHYCHVDIMMNTITIHTNVGTGADRRPLHVFRVAPGIDVNFSKLSAVDKLIRSIHSGSTPPALAERILDEIDRMPPPRSVGPTLVGWGVMGAGFSVMLGGGALTAVVTFLIALTVMGVNAYLARLRVPTFYQNIVGGVIAVLPAAALYNVAAHMGVTLIPSQIIGSGIIVLVAGLTLVQCLVDGITRAPVTSSARFFEAMMATGAIVGGVGIGIQLADALGVPLPPLETTAPPVYHQVPLLILTGSIGSAAFAYAVYATWKEVIISGLTAAAGMVFYYFVVIPFGVGTVIACGIAAIAVGLAGGLLARRYYIPPLITMIIGYTPMLPGVTLYRGMYATINEQIITGFSNLATALAIAGAVAAGVVLGERGARRLRRPQHFRPYSAFKRLGRFSFQQARNLATRAPRIPRVPLSPFAPKLTRPVPPPVQGPQPDRNTPAAATPTGSFAGADVRSKQDEAYKEQLEAWDSTEVLEVLDQLDPVTDTWEALSLPLAEGSSSPDDPGVSPRQG, encoded by the coding sequence GTGGGTTCTTGGAAAGATAAGTTGAGCGCGGTATTTGCGAGTTCGCGCCACCGGATTGCCACTATTGATACGGCCCGGGCCGCCCCGCCACCCTCCCCGCTGGCGCCGGTGGACTTGACGGACCCAGCGCAGGTCACCGGCGTGATGGAGATTGCGGCGCGCATTGGGGAGCTGCTGATTTGCGCGGGCACGTCCAATGCGGACGCGCGGGCACAGGTGTATTTGGCGGCGGCATCGTACGGTCTGCATTACTGCCACGTGGATATCATGATGAACACCATCACCATCCACACCAACGTGGGTACGGGCGCAGACCGCAGGCCACTGCACGTCTTTAGGGTGGCGCCGGGTATAGACGTGAACTTCTCTAAGCTCTCGGCCGTAGATAAGCTGATTCGCTCCATCCATTCCGGTTCTACTCCCCCGGCGTTGGCGGAGCGCATTTTGGATGAGATTGACCGCATGCCGCCGCCGCGTTCGGTGGGCCCGACCTTGGTGGGTTGGGGCGTTATGGGCGCGGGATTTTCGGTGATGCTGGGCGGCGGGGCGCTGACAGCGGTGGTCACCTTCCTCATCGCACTGACAGTGATGGGTGTGAATGCCTACCTGGCGCGGCTGCGGGTGCCCACGTTCTACCAGAACATTGTGGGCGGGGTGATTGCGGTGTTGCCGGCCGCGGCGTTATATAACGTGGCCGCGCACATGGGCGTAACTCTAATCCCTTCGCAGATTATTGGTTCAGGCATTATTGTGCTGGTGGCGGGCCTGACACTGGTGCAGTGTCTGGTGGACGGCATCACGCGCGCCCCGGTGACTTCTTCCGCGCGCTTCTTCGAGGCCATGATGGCTACAGGTGCCATTGTGGGCGGGGTGGGCATTGGCATTCAGCTTGCCGATGCCCTCGGAGTCCCCCTGCCTCCCCTGGAGACCACCGCCCCTCCCGTCTACCACCAGGTTCCGCTGCTGATTTTGACGGGATCCATTGGTTCGGCTGCGTTTGCTTATGCGGTCTATGCCACGTGGAAGGAAGTAATCATCTCCGGGCTGACAGCGGCTGCTGGCATGGTGTTTTATTACTTTGTGGTCATTCCCTTTGGGGTGGGTACGGTGATTGCCTGCGGCATTGCGGCTATTGCAGTGGGCTTGGCCGGCGGTTTGCTGGCCCGCAGGTACTACATTCCGCCACTGATCACCATGATTATTGGCTATACGCCCATGCTGCCGGGCGTGACGTTGTACCGCGGGATGTATGCCACTATTAACGAGCAAATCATCACCGGGTTTAGCAACCTGGCTACGGCATTGGCTATTGCCGGCGCGGTGGCGGCCGGGGTGGTCTTAGGCGAGCGCGGTGCACGCCGACTGCGCCGCCCGCAGCACTTCCGGCCGTACTCTGCCTTTAAGCGCTTGGGCCGGTTTTCCTTCCAACAGGCCCGCAACTTGGCCACACGGGCGCCACGGATTCCCCGCGTTCCGCTATCCCCGTTTGCCCCCAAGCTCACCCGGCCGGTGCCGCCACCGGTGCAAGGCCCACAGCCGGACCGGAACACCCCTGCGGCGGCGACCCCCACGGGGTCCTTTGCAGGTGCGGACGTGCGCTCCAAGCAGGACGAGGCCTACAAAGAGCAGCTGGAAGCATGGGATTCCACAGAGGTCTTGGAGGTGCTGGACCAGTTGGATCCCGTCACCGATACATGGGAGGCACTCTCGCTGCCGTTGGCGGAGGGCTCGTCCTCCCCAGATGATCCCGGAGTTAGCCCTAGGCAGGGATAA
- a CDS encoding AAA family ATPase, protein MKPDENRWHSDDRGLSLLSFTAANHRSILEAQTLTLMSGHNVAKAPEKGWISVIHPVTVLMGPNGAGKSNLLDALHFALHVIRLSATSWQSIGAGAPKPNRPFRLGNESGTVPSTYEFEFVLDGMRYVYGFEWRYDGMHREWLSRVPGSRWTVCFDRLRGEVIDWNKSFMPASAVRELGKVMDTELVMSVALRSEHSVLGGIARGLVKGCAFIPVGESSQRHRERQLAALIRSGDLNLDDVSQLLIAADTGIREVTLEHRRLPPEDFERLQNVAAALTGASGSGDRGAVEIAKVSDDDLATLVHTFQFLHEGEGDAEDRKISLGDESTGTRAWLSIAPTVLKTLRAGSVLIADELDSSLHQSLVEMLIRAFTDEATNPHGAQLLFSSHNTNFLEHSRELGIRPGCIWFIEKQPNGSSDLFSLADFPNHEAANYERRYLSGRYAALPRVSPSILRGLVLAEGDGGEEVNRG, encoded by the coding sequence ATGAAGCCTGATGAGAATCGTTGGCACTCGGATGACCGGGGTCTAAGCCTGTTGTCTTTTACGGCAGCAAATCATCGCAGCATTCTTGAGGCGCAAACATTGACGCTGATGAGCGGGCATAATGTGGCGAAAGCTCCCGAAAAGGGCTGGATCTCGGTTATTCATCCGGTTACTGTCCTTATGGGACCGAACGGTGCGGGAAAGAGCAATCTGCTAGACGCGCTGCATTTTGCGCTACATGTGATACGTCTTTCGGCCACATCTTGGCAGTCGATAGGCGCTGGCGCGCCGAAGCCAAATAGGCCTTTTCGGTTGGGGAATGAATCCGGCACTGTCCCCAGTACATATGAGTTTGAATTTGTCTTGGACGGAATGCGTTATGTCTACGGCTTCGAATGGCGCTATGACGGCATGCACCGGGAGTGGTTAAGTAGGGTGCCGGGCTCTCGATGGACTGTGTGCTTTGACCGGTTACGTGGCGAAGTGATTGATTGGAATAAGTCTTTTATGCCTGCATCGGCCGTTAGAGAGCTGGGAAAGGTGATGGACACTGAGCTGGTGATGTCCGTCGCTCTGCGCAGTGAGCATTCAGTCTTGGGTGGGATTGCTCGCGGTCTGGTCAAGGGGTGTGCGTTTATCCCGGTGGGAGAGAGCTCTCAAAGGCATCGTGAGCGCCAGCTGGCAGCGTTGATTCGGTCAGGAGATTTGAATCTCGATGATGTCTCTCAGCTCTTGATTGCTGCGGACACCGGAATTCGTGAGGTGACACTGGAGCATCGTAGGCTCCCGCCCGAAGACTTTGAGCGCTTGCAGAACGTTGCGGCTGCGCTTACTGGGGCATCGGGATCGGGTGACCGGGGGGCAGTGGAAATTGCCAAGGTATCCGATGATGATTTGGCTACTTTGGTCCACACGTTTCAATTCCTTCATGAAGGAGAAGGCGATGCAGAAGACCGCAAGATTTCACTTGGCGATGAGTCCACTGGAACCCGGGCTTGGCTGTCCATAGCGCCCACTGTGCTCAAAACGCTACGGGCTGGTTCAGTACTGATAGCTGACGAACTGGATTCCAGCCTTCATCAGTCGCTGGTCGAAATGCTCATCCGAGCTTTTACTGATGAGGCCACTAATCCGCATGGAGCCCAGCTACTCTTTAGCTCTCATAACACCAATTTTTTGGAGCATTCCCGGGAGCTTGGGATCCGCCCTGGTTGTATTTGGTTTATCGAAAAGCAGCCCAACGGTAGTTCTGACTTGTTTAGCCTTGCAGATTTCCCAAATCACGAGGCAGCGAATTATGAGCGGCGCTATCTCAGTGGGCGCTATGCGGCGTTGCCGCGGGTTTCGCCTTCGATTTTGCGTGGTCTGGTACTCGCTGAAGGTGATGGCGGAGAGGAGGTGAATCGTGGCTAA
- a CDS encoding RloB family protein: MAKGARAAGPRARRLRQSRSEIKDRYLVVTEGLVTEPRYFEGIQRQLERVQIVVDPKPGRKQWESNPRAVVEHCVERRNNDLKDCGKGTRDKDPFRAVFAVVDVDQWDLPPKGGGPSQLQQAISLAQAEGVNLIISNCKFEVWLLYHVREKIGVGCSSLSSSCESSGLLEGKNLSKSFPFGDYKVACQRADSQSLSEFGNVGSYPSTAMPRFFDIVA; this comes from the coding sequence GTGGCTAAAGGCGCTAGGGCTGCCGGACCGCGTGCTCGCAGGCTGCGGCAAAGTCGGAGCGAGATCAAAGATAGATATTTGGTCGTCACTGAGGGCTTAGTGACTGAGCCCCGCTACTTTGAAGGGATCCAGCGGCAACTCGAACGCGTGCAGATTGTGGTTGATCCTAAACCTGGGCGGAAGCAGTGGGAATCAAATCCACGAGCCGTGGTGGAGCACTGTGTGGAACGGCGTAATAACGACTTAAAAGATTGTGGAAAGGGGACCAGGGACAAGGACCCATTCCGGGCAGTATTTGCCGTAGTTGACGTTGATCAGTGGGATCTTCCCCCAAAGGGTGGTGGGCCAAGTCAACTACAACAAGCGATTTCGCTTGCGCAAGCGGAAGGCGTGAACCTGATTATCTCGAATTGCAAATTCGAAGTCTGGTTGCTGTACCACGTACGCGAGAAGATTGGGGTTGGGTGTTCGAGCCTGTCTAGTAGTTGTGAGAGTAGTGGGTTGCTCGAGGGCAAGAATTTGTCAAAGTCCTTTCCATTCGGGGACTATAAAGTTGCTTGTCAACGAGCGGATTCGCAGAGCTTATCTGAGTTTGGGAATGTGGGCTCTTACCCCTCAACTGCTATGCCGCGTTTCTTTGACATAGTCGCATAG
- the groL gene encoding chaperonin GroEL (60 kDa chaperone family; promotes refolding of misfolded polypeptides especially under stressful conditions; forms two stacked rings of heptamers to form a barrel-shaped 14mer; ends can be capped by GroES; misfolded proteins enter the barrel where they are refolded when GroES binds), whose translation MAKIIAFDEEARRGLERGLNTLADAVKVTLGPKGRNVVLEKSWGAPTITNDGVSIAREIELEDPYEKIGAELVKEVAKKTDDVAGDGTTTATVLAQALVREGLRNVAAGSNPMGIKRGIEAATKAVVDALLASAKEVETQEQIATTAGISAADPAIGAKIAEAMYTVGNGSVNKDSVITVEESNTFGVDLEVTEGMRFDKGYISGYFATDMERQEAVLEDPYILLVSSKISSIKDLVPVLEKVMQTGKPLLIIAEDVEGEALSTLVVNKIRGTFKSVAVRAPGFGDRRKATLQDMAILTGGQVISEEVGLSLETAELEFLGQARKVVVTKDDTTIVQGAGAQEQIDGRIKQIRAEIESSDSEYDREKLQERLAKLSGGVAVLKVGAATEVELKERKHRIEDAVRNAKAAVEEGIVAGGGVALLQAASALDALNDLTGDEATGVKIVREALSAPLKQIAHNAGLEPGVVADKVASLAPGEGLNAATGEYVDLMAAGINDPVKVTRSALQNAASIAALFLTTEAVVADKPQPAAAAAPGADEMGGMGF comes from the coding sequence ATGGCAAAGATTATTGCCTTTGACGAGGAAGCGCGTCGCGGCCTGGAGCGCGGTCTGAACACTCTGGCCGATGCCGTGAAGGTCACCCTGGGCCCGAAGGGCCGCAACGTGGTCTTGGAGAAGTCTTGGGGTGCGCCCACCATTACTAATGATGGTGTGTCCATTGCTCGTGAGATTGAGCTGGAGGATCCGTACGAGAAGATTGGCGCAGAGCTGGTCAAGGAAGTTGCCAAGAAGACCGATGATGTCGCTGGTGACGGTACCACCACTGCAACGGTGCTAGCACAGGCGCTGGTCCGTGAGGGCCTGCGCAATGTGGCGGCTGGTTCTAACCCGATGGGCATCAAGCGCGGCATCGAGGCTGCAACTAAGGCTGTGGTGGATGCTCTGCTGGCTTCGGCTAAGGAGGTCGAGACCCAGGAGCAGATCGCTACCACCGCTGGCATTTCTGCAGCGGACCCGGCTATTGGTGCCAAGATTGCAGAGGCCATGTACACCGTTGGTAACGGCTCTGTGAACAAGGATTCCGTTATTACGGTAGAGGAGTCCAATACCTTCGGCGTGGACCTGGAGGTCACGGAGGGTATGCGCTTTGATAAGGGCTACATTTCCGGCTACTTCGCTACGGATATGGAGCGCCAGGAGGCTGTCCTGGAGGATCCGTACATCTTGCTGGTTTCCTCCAAGATTTCCAGCATCAAGGATTTGGTGCCGGTGCTGGAGAAGGTCATGCAGACCGGCAAGCCGCTGCTGATTATTGCAGAAGACGTTGAGGGCGAGGCCCTGTCCACTCTGGTGGTCAACAAGATTCGCGGCACCTTCAAGTCTGTGGCTGTGAGGGCCCCGGGCTTCGGTGACCGCCGCAAGGCTACGCTGCAGGATATGGCTATCCTGACTGGCGGCCAGGTTATCTCTGAAGAGGTTGGCTTGTCGCTGGAGACTGCGGAGCTGGAGTTCTTGGGCCAGGCTCGCAAGGTTGTGGTGACTAAGGATGACACCACTATTGTTCAGGGTGCTGGTGCCCAGGAGCAGATTGACGGCCGCATCAAGCAGATTCGCGCGGAGATTGAGAGCTCGGATTCCGAATATGACCGTGAGAAGCTGCAGGAACGCCTGGCTAAGCTTTCCGGCGGCGTGGCCGTGCTGAAGGTGGGTGCCGCGACGGAGGTTGAGCTCAAGGAGCGCAAGCACCGTATCGAGGACGCTGTGCGCAACGCGAAGGCTGCTGTGGAGGAGGGCATTGTGGCCGGCGGCGGTGTGGCGCTGCTGCAGGCTGCCTCTGCGCTGGATGCTTTGAATGATCTCACTGGTGACGAAGCCACCGGCGTCAAGATTGTCCGCGAGGCGCTGTCTGCTCCGCTGAAGCAGATTGCCCACAATGCTGGCCTGGAGCCGGGCGTGGTGGCTGATAAGGTCGCTTCTTTGGCTCCTGGCGAGGGCCTCAACGCTGCTACCGGCGAGTACGTGGATCTGATGGCCGCGGGTATTAATGATCCGGTTAAGGTCACCCGCTCTGCGCTGCAGAACGCGGCGTCCATCGCTGCGCTGTTCCTGACCACGGAGGCCGTGGTTGCTGATAAGCCGCAGCCGGCTGCAGCTGCTGCCCCTGGTGCTGATGAGATGGGTGGCATGGGCTTCTAG
- the ppk2 gene encoding polyphosphate kinase 2 codes for MADIKEDDLPEIDLAKTEGYVVDDTDEDDPALIMPDGSPINTWRENYPYAERMTRDEYEATKRALQIELLKWQNWTKETGQRHIILFEGRDAAGKGGTIKRFNEHLNPRGARTVALEKPSPRESTSWYFQRYIQHFPAGGEIVFFDRSWYNRSGVERVMGFCTESQHAEFLREVPMLENMILGSGISLTKLWFSVTRKEQRTRFAIRQIDPVRQWKLSPMDLASLDKWDDYTRAKEEQFRYTDTDESPWITIKSNDKKRARINAMRYVLSKFEYTNKDYDVVGEPDENIVKRGRDQIGD; via the coding sequence ATGGCTGATATTAAAGAAGATGACCTTCCCGAAATTGACCTGGCTAAAACCGAGGGCTACGTCGTTGACGATACGGATGAGGATGATCCGGCGCTGATTATGCCGGATGGCTCGCCCATCAACACGTGGCGGGAAAATTACCCTTATGCGGAGCGTATGACGCGCGATGAGTATGAGGCCACCAAGCGTGCGCTGCAGATTGAGCTACTGAAATGGCAGAACTGGACCAAGGAAACCGGCCAGCGCCACATCATTCTCTTTGAGGGGCGCGACGCTGCCGGTAAGGGCGGTACTATCAAGCGTTTCAATGAGCATCTCAATCCGCGCGGTGCGCGTACTGTGGCACTGGAAAAACCCTCCCCGCGCGAGTCCACCTCCTGGTACTTCCAGCGCTATATTCAGCATTTCCCGGCCGGTGGAGAGATTGTGTTCTTTGACCGCTCCTGGTACAACCGCTCCGGCGTGGAGCGCGTGATGGGCTTTTGTACGGAATCCCAGCACGCGGAGTTCCTGCGCGAGGTCCCCATGCTGGAAAACATGATCCTGGGCTCCGGTATTAGTCTGACCAAGCTGTGGTTCTCTGTGACGCGCAAGGAGCAGCGCACCCGCTTTGCTATCCGGCAGATTGATCCAGTGCGCCAGTGGAAGCTCTCGCCCATGGATTTGGCCTCGCTGGATAAGTGGGACGACTACACCCGTGCTAAGGAAGAGCAGTTCCGCTACACGGATACCGACGAGTCCCCCTGGATCACCATTAAGTCCAACGATAAGAAGCGGGCCCGCATCAACGCCATGCGCTACGTCTTGTCCAAGTTTGAATACACCAACAAGGATTATGACGTGGTGGGGGAGCCGGACGAGAACATCGTTAAGCGCGGTCGGGACCAGATAGGGGACTAG
- a CDS encoding AMP-binding protein: MTSVTEQYRAARDFLLAPERTYAEAYEGFDWPRFEHFNFALDWFDHLAKDPEVSQRNALVIREEDDSRTERTYGDLSRASNQVANWLREQGAQRGDRVMLMLDNRVELWEAILGCMKLGLVVCPTTTMLGRYEVQDRIDRAEIPWVVVASEHAGTFAEVTGDYTLILVDDGTPEVGERTVLRFAHAYEAADEFTPDQPTKADELFLIYFTSGTTSLPKMVGHTHTTYPVGHLSSTYMTGCREGDIFLNISAPGWVAWAYSCFFSEFISGGTVFIYNYRRFDAAKTLQVMAEEGVTVFQAPATVYRMMIRAGLELNTNPPRSAVSGGEPLDTFILKSVREAWGIDVRDIFGQTESTVILGTPLGIESQPGITGRPVPGYEVKLVDPATGEEGDLGELCVKLKEGGAGITSGYVGDPDKTAEAFRDGYYHVGDIFSRNEEGLYSYVGRADEVFKSSDYRLSPFELETVLIEHPAVLEVAVVPSPDPIRLTVPKAYVVVAPDHEASAETAESILRFGNERLAPYKRIRRLEFSEGFPKTVSGKIRRVELRNRESELRPAGQDVPSVHGEFTEDDFPGLRPQKKG, translated from the coding sequence ATGACTTCAGTAACCGAGCAGTACCGCGCTGCCAGGGACTTCTTACTGGCCCCGGAACGCACCTACGCCGAAGCCTATGAGGGCTTCGACTGGCCGCGTTTTGAACACTTCAATTTCGCGCTGGACTGGTTCGACCACCTGGCCAAAGATCCGGAGGTAAGCCAGCGCAACGCTTTGGTCATTCGCGAAGAGGATGACTCGCGGACTGAGCGAACTTATGGTGACCTCAGCCGTGCGTCTAACCAGGTGGCTAATTGGCTGCGCGAGCAGGGTGCACAGCGCGGCGACCGTGTCATGTTGATGCTCGATAATCGGGTAGAGCTGTGGGAGGCCATTCTTGGCTGCATGAAGCTAGGGCTAGTGGTGTGTCCAACTACCACCATGCTGGGGCGCTACGAGGTCCAAGACCGTATCGACCGTGCAGAGATTCCCTGGGTGGTGGTGGCCAGTGAGCACGCGGGCACTTTCGCGGAGGTCACCGGAGACTACACGCTGATTTTGGTTGATGATGGCACCCCGGAGGTAGGCGAGCGCACAGTGCTGCGCTTTGCGCACGCGTACGAGGCTGCCGATGAGTTCACCCCGGACCAGCCGACCAAGGCCGATGAGCTCTTCTTGATCTACTTCACCTCCGGGACCACCTCGCTGCCGAAGATGGTGGGCCATACCCACACCACCTACCCGGTAGGGCATTTGTCGTCTACGTACATGACCGGCTGCCGGGAGGGAGACATCTTCCTCAATATCTCCGCGCCGGGCTGGGTGGCGTGGGCGTACTCCTGCTTCTTCTCCGAGTTCATCTCCGGTGGCACGGTGTTCATCTACAACTATCGGCGTTTCGATGCCGCCAAGACCCTCCAGGTGATGGCGGAAGAAGGGGTCACGGTCTTCCAGGCCCCGGCTACGGTCTACCGGATGATGATCCGGGCGGGCCTAGAACTGAACACCAACCCGCCGCGCTCGGCGGTCTCTGGCGGTGAGCCCTTGGATACCTTCATTTTGAAGTCCGTGCGGGAGGCCTGGGGCATTGATGTGCGTGACATCTTTGGTCAGACGGAAAGCACGGTCATCCTGGGCACGCCGCTGGGGATTGAATCGCAGCCGGGAATTACTGGCCGGCCGGTACCGGGCTATGAGGTCAAATTGGTAGACCCTGCCACGGGCGAAGAAGGCGACTTGGGCGAACTGTGTGTCAAGCTCAAGGAGGGCGGCGCGGGCATTACTTCAGGCTATGTCGGGGACCCGGATAAGACGGCGGAGGCGTTCCGGGATGGCTACTACCATGTGGGAGACATCTTCAGCCGCAACGAGGAGGGGCTGTATAGCTACGTAGGCCGCGCGGACGAGGTCTTTAAGTCCTCCGATTATCGCCTTTCGCCCTTTGAGTTGGAGACGGTCTTGATTGAGCACCCGGCGGTTTTGGAGGTGGCTGTAGTGCCCTCACCAGACCCGATCCGCTTGACGGTGCCCAAAGCATATGTGGTGGTGGCGCCGGACCACGAGGCCTCAGCGGAAACCGCAGAGAGCATCCTGCGTTTTGGCAACGAGCGCCTGGCGCCCTATAAGCGTATTCGCCGACTGGAGTTCTCTGAGGGCTTCCCCAAGACCGTCTCCGGCAAGATCCGCCGTGTGGAGTTGCGCAACCGCGAAAGCGAGCTGCGCCCCGCCGGCCAGGACGTGCCCTCGGTTCACGGCGAGTTCACCGAGGATGACTTCCCCGGCCTGCGCCCACAAAAGAAGGGCTAG